The following are from one region of the Candidatus Thorarchaeota archaeon genome:
- a CDS encoding S8 family serine peptidase, which yields MHRYWEPDQPSRNETKTDTKKLVAAVIIILLLLTTAVALLSGILPEAPSEGQDVRVAVLDTGVDQTLNLQGRIGPQKSFVSTQYGYDSTDSTVGDAKPSDIAHGTMVAEMIAEESDNVVIVNAKVIGSSGSATVLGIIAAIEWSLEQNCTVINLSLGSTPSYGDPLEKAVKRAFQQGAIVVGAAGNEGQGGVAGTSISSPSVFPYCIAVGALNENGFPDDYTSLGPTYKRYMKPDISAAGYVQSGGATYYGTSFASPRVAAAAAELVQYCNEEGIQYTPGSITTALLEGADTINYPSYVAGAGALNLEVSKTIISSQSSSGGIPQVSFTHPGALPLDFEKLFFGDNYTFNIQIFNGEMTTYQVTESTDTPEVFQIESQITINQTGLVPISIHVPESGNATYSADILFNSTEFGSTSLSLSFTASEPIARVAFDISHSAWDIDTYYGQFRELYEHLTGNGYSVQEIRERSKITEDYLALFDGILVLDPCVWDVNQTIPSNPEPFSLSFTSREIQAYEDYVHSGGGIFVATLSNSSTDVASVNDFLNWTGFGISFSSIDHPGETALITNIESHPITEGVTDFDYEGARVNAPAGATILADYLGSPVLGFRETGTNGRVVVTGTNFFIDNWALAGEYQSSSNGLLALGIVSWITDQI from the coding sequence ATGCATAGATACTGGGAGCCAGACCAACCTAGCAGAAATGAAACAAAAACCGATACCAAGAAACTTGTAGCAGCAGTAATCATTATTCTACTTCTTCTTACCACAGCAGTAGCTCTGCTTTCCGGAATCTTGCCCGAAGCTCCAAGTGAGGGGCAAGATGTCAGGGTAGCTGTTCTAGACACCGGGGTTGATCAGACCCTGAATCTTCAGGGTAGAATTGGTCCTCAAAAGAGCTTTGTTTCAACTCAGTATGGCTATGACTCAACAGACAGTACTGTTGGAGATGCGAAACCAAGCGATATCGCTCACGGAACAATGGTTGCGGAAATGATTGCGGAAGAAAGCGATAACGTAGTAATCGTAAATGCCAAGGTCATCGGTAGTAGTGGATCTGCTACAGTATTGGGGATTATTGCCGCAATCGAATGGTCGCTTGAACAGAATTGTACGGTCATCAACCTGAGCCTAGGCTCTACTCCATCGTATGGAGATCCACTAGAAAAAGCTGTCAAAAGAGCGTTTCAACAAGGAGCCATAGTAGTTGGCGCTGCAGGAAACGAGGGACAGGGGGGTGTAGCTGGAACAAGCATATCTTCGCCAAGTGTGTTTCCATATTGCATTGCAGTTGGAGCATTGAATGAGAATGGTTTTCCTGATGATTATACCAGCCTCGGACCGACATACAAACGTTATATGAAACCAGATATATCTGCAGCAGGGTATGTTCAGTCAGGGGGAGCAACATATTATGGAACCAGTTTCGCTTCTCCCCGAGTTGCCGCTGCAGCTGCAGAGCTAGTACAGTATTGTAATGAAGAGGGAATCCAGTACACGCCAGGTTCAATTACTACGGCCCTTCTTGAAGGAGCTGACACAATCAACTACCCAAGTTATGTTGCAGGAGCTGGAGCACTGAACCTGGAAGTATCGAAAACTATCATATCTTCCCAGAGTAGCAGCGGAGGAATTCCTCAGGTTTCCTTTACTCATCCAGGTGCACTACCTCTCGACTTCGAGAAACTGTTCTTTGGTGATAATTACACGTTCAATATACAGATCTTCAATGGCGAGATGACCACCTACCAAGTCACTGAATCGACAGACACACCCGAAGTATTTCAAATTGAATCCCAAATAACAATTAATCAAACTGGATTGGTTCCCATTTCAATCCATGTCCCTGAATCAGGAAATGCGACCTATTCAGCAGACATTCTCTTCAATTCTACCGAATTTGGTTCAACAAGTCTCAGTTTATCTTTCACAGCCAGCGAGCCAATAGCACGTGTTGCTTTTGACATATCTCATAGTGCATGGGATATAGATACGTATTATGGCCAATTCAGAGAGTTATATGAGCATCTCACCGGCAATGGCTATTCTGTTCAGGAAATCAGAGAGCGCTCCAAGATTACCGAGGACTATCTGGCACTATTTGACGGAATACTTGTTCTGGATCCCTGTGTATGGGATGTAAATCAGACAATTCCCTCAAATCCTGAGCCGTTCTCACTTTCGTTCACGAGCAGAGAGATTCAGGCATACGAGGACTATGTTCATTCAGGTGGAGGTATATTCGTTGCCACACTCTCTAATTCAAGTACAGATGTTGCGTCGGTAAATGACTTTTTGAACTGGACCGGTTTCGGCATCAGCTTTTCATCTATAGACCACCCGGGCGAAACGGCACTCATAACAAACATTGAGAGTCATCCCATCACTGAGGGTGTAACGGATTTTGACTATGAAGGAGCTAGAGTGAATGCTCCTGCTGGAGCTACCATACTGGCGGACTACTTGGGAAGTCCCGTTCTTGGATTCCGAGAGACGGGTACAAATGGAAGAGTTGTTGTTACAGGTACCAACTTCTTCATTGACAACTGGGCTCTTGCTGGCGAATATCAATCATCTAGCAATGGTTTGCTTGCACTAGGCATTGTATCTTGGATTACCGACCAAATATGA